In the Malania oleifera isolate guangnan ecotype guangnan chromosome 1, ASM2987363v1, whole genome shotgun sequence genome, one interval contains:
- the LOC131158966 gene encoding dof zinc finger protein DOF3.4 encodes MPSDTGDRRPTKPTTAGPPPPEQEHLPCPRCDSTNTKFCYYNNYNFSQPRHFCKSCRRYWTHGGTLRDIPVGGGTRKNAKRSRTVCAPSSSSSAAAAAAASLDFNHPSLPAAPLFISLAGQGSSVPFVGCDGKPNNLNAYGSFTSLLNTQGPGFLAVGGFGVGLGPGFEDMGFGMGRVGWPFQGIGDGVAGSCDGAGLGGGGGGANLMGNTRQFESGEAGFVGGGDCFSWPDLAISTLGNVLK; translated from the coding sequence ATGCCCTCAGACACCGGCGACCGCCGACCCACAAAACCCACTACGGCGGGTCCTCCTCCGCCGGAGCAAGAACACCTCCCCTGCCCCCGCTGCGACTCCACCAACACCAAGTTCTGCTACTACAACAACTACAACTTCTCCCAGCCCCGCCATTTCTGCAAGTCCTGCCGCCGCTACTGGACCCACGGCGGCACCCTCCGCGACATTCCCGTCGGCGGCGGCACCCGCAAGAACGCCAAGCGCTCCCGCACCGTATGCGcaccctcctcctcctcctctgccGCAGCCGCCGCCGCAGCCTCCCTCGACTTCAACCACCCTTCGTTACCCGCCGCTCCCCTTTTTATATCCCTCGCCGGCCAAGGGTCGTCGGTGCCGTTCGTGGGCTGCGACGGCAAGCCCAACAATCTTAACGCCTACGGGAGCTTCACCTCTTTGCTAAATACTCAGGGGCCCGGCTTCCTGGCCGTGGGCGGGTTTGGGGTCGGGCTTGGGCCCGGGTTTGAGGATATGGGCTTTGGTATGGGCAGGGTGGGTTGGCCGTTTCAGGGAATTGGAGACGGTGTCGCCGGCAGCTGCGATGGCGCTGGGCTCGGGGGCGGCGGTGGCGGAGCAAATCTCATGGGGAACACGCGGCAGTTCGAGAGTGGGGAAGCTGGGTTTGTTGGCGGTGGGGATTGTTTTTCTTGGCCGGACCTCGCTATTTCCACTCTCGGAAATGTTCTGAAATGA